CCATTGCTTTCCTCTTCCAGCTTCCTTGTTGATGGAGATCTCTGGCTGGTGATGGAATACATGGATGGAAGAACTTTGCACGACGTTGTCAGACAGACACGCATGGCTGAAGGAGAGATGGCAGCTGTCAGTCGGGAGGTGAGGGATCCTGCTTGTCACTCCATGCCTGGGACACGATGGTCCTTCCAAAGAGGGCGGGAGAACAGGAGTGGCTCCATGCTCagggctttgtttctgtgttgtttgtgtGAGGTGGAGAagaaagagcctctgcagtgaACGGCCTGCCAGCATCACTGCACTTCTGCTCTgttcttgttctctctcctgctgttgtggTACTCTCTGTCTGTTTTGGATTTGATTTGCTGTTCTCAGCTTTGCCTTGAACCGTTTGCCTGGAGCTTGTGTGCACTGCACTCCTGGCCTGTCACAGCAAAGCCGCTGCTGGCACAATTCTGAACtgtcctttcttgtgtgatatATTCCGGCCATTGGTTTTTGCCCTGGTGTTTCTtgttctctctcagtgtctgcagggcctggatttCCTCCATTCAGAGCGGGTCATCCACAGGGATCTGAAGAGCTCCAACATCCTCCTGGGCATGGATGGCTCTGTCAGGGAATCAGTAAAAGCCACAGCATGAAAGCTGAGGGTTTCTTGAAGGGTCCAGTTCCATCTTTCCTTGGCTACAGCcctgagggcttttccagctgacTTCACTACTGCACTCTCAGACTGAGCGTGGGGAATCTTGGTGCTTGGTTTCCTCATTCCAGCTGCCTTTGACAGGGTTTGTTTCTGTCCTCAGCTGACTTTGGCCTCtgcgctcagctcagccctgagcaggagcagcgcagctccatggtgggcactgctcactGGATGGCCCCAGAAGTTGTGACCAGATCTCCTTATGGCCCCAAGGTGGACATCTGGGCCTTTGGCACTGTGACCATCGGGGTGGTGGAAGGAGAACCTCCTTACTTCAGGGAAACGGCGGCCATGGGAAGAGGCAAattctgcaggggctgcagaggcctgtgagcacagggggACGCTGCACTGGGAACAGCAGCTGGAGGTTTCTGCACATGGGAAGGGAATTCCCAGAGGACTTGTGCCTCCACACAGGAGAATATTCCTCAGTCTCCAGCAACAATTTGCTTTAGGCTTTATGTTGTTG
The genomic region above belongs to Zonotrichia albicollis isolate bZonAlb1 chromosome 8, bZonAlb1.hap1, whole genome shotgun sequence and contains:
- the LOC141729758 gene encoding serine/threonine-protein kinase PAK 3-like, which produces MSLQVAIKKMSLRGQNRERAVNEILLLKDKKNPNIVNSLDSFLVDGDLWLVMEYMDGRTLHDVVRQTRMAEGEMAAVSRECLQGLDFLHSERVIHRDLKSSNILLGMDGSVRESVKATA